In Methylobacterium sp. WL1, the sequence AGGGCGCTCCCGGCCGAGCCGCTGCTGTAGAGCGTCGAGAGATCGCCGAGCGACACGATGCCGACGAGCCGCTTGTCCCGGTCCAGCACCGGCAGGCGTCGGATCTGGAGTTCGCCCATGGTCTGCGCGCCCGCAGCACAATCCTCGTCGGCGTAGCAGTACCGGACCTCGGTGGTCATCGCCTCGCGTATGGGCGTATCCGGCCCCTTGCCCGCGGCGACCGCACGCACCGTGATATCGCGGTCCGTCAGCATGCCGACCAGCCGGTCGTTCTCGCCGACGGGAACGACACCCGCGTCCAGATCCGCCATCAAGCGCGCGGCGTCCCGGATGCTCTGGTCTGATCGTACGACGGATACGTCCGCGGTCATCACGTCACTGATCGGCATGGCATTCTCCCAAATGACGGCAACGGGGCTCGTGATCGCCAAACGCGGCGGATCAGCAAGATCTACAACCGATCAAAGCAAGACCTGCGGCGGTGTTCCGATCAACAAAGACGGACAGCAAAGATATTTCAGGCATCTTTGTTGATGTGGTCGATGTCA encodes:
- a CDS encoding CBS domain-containing protein codes for the protein MAITSPVAVIWENAMPISDVMTADVSVVRSDQSIRDAARLMADLDAGVVPVGENDRLVGMLTDRDITVRAVAAGKGPDTPIREAMTTEVRYCYADEDCAAGAQTMGELQIRRLPVLDRDKRLVGIVSLGDLSTLYSSGSAGSALGYVSEQSGS